aatcaaaaaaataataaaaaataaaaaactctaaaaaatcaaaaaattctaaaaatcaaaaaataataaaaaaatccaaaaaaattctaaaaaattatcaaaatcataaaaaattataaaaaaatcaaaaaataataaaaaatcaaataaattcaaaaaaatcaaaaaaaaaataaaaattaaaaaattaaaaatcaaaaaagttctaaaaagaatttaaaaaaactctaaaaaattcaaaaatataaaaaaaataagaaataaaaaaatctaaaaaataataaaaaattctaaaaattctaaaaaataataaaaaatccaaaaaattataaaaaatcaaaaaaattctaaaaataataaaaatccaaaaaattctaaaaaataataaaaattccaaaaatatcaaaaaattatttttttgaattttatttttaagatttttttggatttttttatttttttatttttttagatttttttattttttagaaccttttggattttttattattttttgattttttagaattattttattttttgattttttggattttttattattcttttgattttctttgaattttttgatattttagaattttttggatttttattatttttttatttttattgttttttttatttttttggattttttattatttttttgactttttagaattttttggattttttgttattttttggaatttttagaaaatatttttgatttttattattatttttgattttttagaattttttttttatttttctaattttttagaaaaattttattacttttaaaatttttattatttgtgAAGTCAAAATCTACGAACACTCGAATAAGATGAAAAATATGTCTGTGATGCTCTTTTTTGAGTTACTCATTTACCTTACGTAATACCCATCCTTACCCACGAATTATTTTAAATAGATATCATATAACCCATTCTGACTCATCCTTAGTTATTTCTtaacccatcctaacccattcTTATTTTTAAAATGACCCAAAAAACCCAAAAGCGTTTTTATTTGCCAACTAATGTGTAAAATACTCATTTTTATGTATTGGTCTTGAGCATCTTTAATTCCGTTAATTTACTACCTTTAGTCCTTTACTAGTGTTCAATAAGTGTGTATACTTAACGAATGCGTTTAAGACTACTTTTAAAATTTTCATTCTAGTTTCTTATAATCTCATTTACAAGAGTTTCTAAAATTCTCATTTTTATTAAACTCGTAACCTCAGTCAAATTGGATTTGAGTTTCTTTAAAATCTTCATTTGCAAAACTCTTATGTTTGTTTGAGGTTCTTTTTAATTGTAATATTCATGCACGGAAGATGATCATGACATATAATATCAATAATAAAGATAACTTTAcccaaaaaacaataataaagaTAACAAAAAAAACTAACCATGTTAGTGGCTAGTTAACGACAGGTGACAGGACACATGAAGTGTTAAGTTGGAGGTGGCGGGAGCCAAAATAAAAGTTGGAAGTGACAGCGGGCCAAAGAGATTAgttggggtgataaaatccaataaccctattaTGAATATACTTTAAACACTGAAAGTATGTCCATTCTTAAACTTCCCTTTTCTACTACTGTCCATTTGGTACCACAAAGTGTCTCCTTTGTTTCATTCTACTTCATTTAACCATTCAAATACATTTATGTAGCTATTCCTTTTATATGAAAACTAACAACTATATTTGAAGACATGACTGCAAATCATTTTTAAAAGATTTTGCCCTGTATAACACAAACACAACAAATTTGCTCAAATTCAAAATCGATCAATACCTTCCATAAGAATCTATAAGTTCACATCTTATAACCATTGTGCCAAAATCAAAACTTCTCTCAAACACATTACTAATAGAAATCTCTTGTTGCTAACCTGTCTTTTAACTCTTTCCGGCTTGCTTTTCTTTGGTCTTTTGAATCTTCAAAAccttcttcacgatcttttgctCTTCAACCAAGAATGCTCGAATGATCCTGCAACAAAAACCAATTAGCCAGAGAAAAAAAATCGACCATTTGCTCTTAAATTTTCTAGATCCAACAATTTCAACATACTAACTTTTAAAAGGGATCAATTTGAGTTAAATTAACGGGTAAAAAGATCTCACGAACCTCTCACGCACAGCACCGGCGGATAGAACACCACCATAGGCACGGTTAACCGTTCTCCTGTTCCTTGATAGCCTAGACCTTTTGTATTCAGCCGGCCTCAAGTGAGGAATC
This genomic stretch from Helianthus annuus cultivar XRQ/B chromosome 8, HanXRQr2.0-SUNRISE, whole genome shotgun sequence harbors:
- the LOC110873702 gene encoding 60S ribosomal protein L34 is translated as MVQRLTYRKRHSYATKSNQHRVVKTPGGKLVYQTTKKRASGPKCPVTGKRIQGIPHLRPAEYKRSRLSRNRRTVNRAYGGVLSAGAVRERIIRAFLVEEQKIVKKVLKIQKTKEKQAGKS